From Drosophila suzukii chromosome 2R, CBGP_Dsuzu_IsoJpt1.0, whole genome shotgun sequence, a single genomic window includes:
- the Pdk gene encoding pyruvate dehydrogenase (acetyl-transferring) kinase, mitochondrial isoform X1 yields the protein MRLFPVRFSAASSSLGSLAKMLDFYSGFNPSPLSIKQFMDFGQNACEKKSYIFLRKELPVRLANIMKEIALLPDNLLHTRSVSEVSSWYVKSFEDVLIYEKAEPTHDNLQKFVADLDLIRNRHNDVVQTMAQGVIEMKENEGGQVDAPTESSIQYFLDRLYMSRISIRMLINQHTLLFGGNPHAGGRHIGCLDPACDLSDVVRDAYENARFLCDQYYLTSPALEIQQHSSEPGDNLPIRTVYVPSHLYYMLFELFKNSMRAVVEHHGHDNNDTLPPLKVAICKGKEDICVKISDQGGGIPRSQTDQLFKYMYSTAPQPSKSDLHTVPLAGYGYGLPISRLYARYFHGDIVLLSCEGFGTDAIIYLKALSDEANELLPIFNKTSSKFYRATVPTGDWSNQSSDMNARQLSASIPKRCDFIQDA from the exons GTCAAAATGCCTGCGAAAAGAAATCATATATATTCCTGCGCAAGGAGCTCCCAGTTCGACTGGCGAATATCATGAAGGAGATCGCCCTTCTCCCGGATAACCTGTTGCACACAAGATCCGTAAGCGAAGTGAGCTCCTGGTACGTCAAGAGCTTCGAAGATGTGCTCATTTACGAGAAAGCCGAGCCCACCCACGACAATCTGCAAAA GTTTGTGGCCGATTTAGATCTCATTAGAAATCGACACAACGATGTAGTGCAAACGATGGCTCAGGGTGTCATCGAAATGAAGGAGAACGAGGGCGGCCAGGTGGATGCCCCCACCGAGAGCTCCATTCAGTACTTTCTCGACAGGCTCTACATGTCACGGATCAGCATTCGCATGCTGATCAACCAGCACA CCCTGCTCTTTGGAGGAAATCCGCATGCGGGTGGTCGCCACATTGGGTGTCTGGATCCCGCCTGTGATCTGTCGGATGTGGTTCGCGATGCCTACGAGAATGCCCGCTTCCTGTGTGATCAGTACTACCTGACCAGTCCGGCGCTGGAGATCCAGCAGCACAGCAGCGAGCCTGGCGACAACCTGCCCATCCGCACAGTGTACGTGCCCTCTCACCTGTACTACATGCTTTTCGAGCTCTTCAAGAACTCCATGCGTGCGGTTGTGGAGCACCATGGCCATGACAACAACGACACATTGCCGCCGCTGAAGGTGGCCATTTGCAAGGGCAAGGAGGACATCTGCGTAAAGATCTCTGACCAGGGTGGCGGTATTCCCCGCTCCCAGACCGACCAGCTCTTCAAGTACATGTACAGCACAGCGCCGCAGCCCTCGAAATCGGACCTGCACACGGTGCCTTTAGCGGGCTACGGATATGGTCTGCCGATCTCAAGGCTCTACGCCCGCTATTTCCACGGCGACATTGTGCTGCTCTCCTGCGAGGGATTTGGCACCGATGCAATCATCTATCTGAAG GCACTGTCCGACGAGGCCAACGAATTGCTGCCGATCTTCAACAAGACAAGCTCTAAGTTCTATCGCGCCACCGTGCCAACGGGTGACTGGTCCAATCAG AGCTCCGATATGAATGCACGCCAGCTGTCGGCCAGCATACCAAAGCGCTGCGACTTTATTCAGGACGCTTGA
- the ced-6 gene encoding PTB domain-containing adapter protein ced-6, whose protein sequence is MPYQPANSGGTSGGSKAAAKMAQLKFWNKQNSSKQQQQDKDKDAADGGSNTSGVGGTGSNSNGDAKGEAKSGKRNWLHTPEQLISGHAVYLVKFFGNLSVDQPKGIEVVKEAIRKLQFAQQMKKAETGTQEKFKKLEITISIKGVAIQEPRTHKILHQFPLYNISYCADEKGVKKFFSFIAKSVKTRDGSDPATNGHANGNGDGSAKAEETHECFVFISNKLASDITLTIGQAFDLAYRKYMDSTEKTNLSKAQQQINHLQQTVNVYKERLREISAKLPKAELDALLFNMGIKDILEAPVTEPQNGIEVASEALSNGKLDDDKLLIDTNSTTASTHSASPSSFLPIVPPRNNLSSQISIGGKSNSQKMDELLLNSDSDSDFDPRADEIQDNGSNGRNAISNDLFGFEPSKSFGQQLFVNNNDHKLQNNNNTSNSSLLITSNNSTINSSGFSSELNITPPLLAPPPKIAAPRRLTSVTTGNGLNGNTDLFGSDPFEMNNGPTIFKQNQLNLDDFSLESLDPLRK, encoded by the exons ATGCCTTATCAGCCAGCCAACAGCGGCGGGACGTCTGGCGGCAGCAAGGCGGCGGCCAAGATGGCCCAGCTGAAGTTCTGGAACAAGCAGAACAGCAgcaagcagcagcaacaggacAAGGACAAGGACGCCGCCGATGGGGGCAGCAACACCAGTGGCGTCGGCGGCAccggcagcaacagcaacggGGATGCCAAAGGCGAGGCCAAGAGCGGCAAGCGCAACTGGCTGCACACGCCGGAGCAGCTCATCAGCGGACACGCGGTCTATCTAGTCAAG TTCTTTGGTAACCTGAGCGTGGACCAGCCCAAGGGCATCGAGGTGGTCAAGGAGGCCATTCGGAAGCTGCAGTTTGCCCAGCAGATGAAGAAGGCGGAGACGGGCACCCAGGAGAAGTTCAAGAAGCTGGAGATCACCATTAGCATCAAGGGCGTGGCCATCCAGGAGCCGCGCACCCACAAGATCCTGCACCAATTTCCGCTCTACAACATATCGTACTGTGCGGACGAGAAGGGTGTTAAGAAGTTCTTCAGTTTTATTGCCAAGTCGGTGAAGACGCGGGACGGCAGTGATCCGGCGACAAATGGCCATGCGAACGGAAATGGCGATGGCAGTGCCAAAGCGGAGGAGACCCACGAGTGCTTTGTGTTCATTTCCAACAAATTGGCCTCGGATATCACGTTGACCATTGGTCAGGCCTTCGATTTGGCCTACAG GAAGTACATGGACAGCACTGAGAAGACGAATCTGAGCAAGGCGCAGCAGCAGATCAACCATCTGCAGCAAACTGTAAACGTTTACAAGGAGCGACTGCGTGAAATTTCCGCCAAATTGCCAAAGGCTGAGCTGGATGCCCTGCTCTTCAATATGGGCATCAAGGATATCCTGGAAGCGCCAGTCACAGAGCCACAGAATGGAATCGAGGTGGCCAGCGAAGCCctgagcaacggcaagctgg ATGATGACAAACTGCTGATTGACACCAATTCCACCACGGCATCGACCCACTCGGCGTCGCCCAGCTCGTTCTTGCCCATTGTCCCGCCGCGGAACAATCTGTCCAGCCAGATTAGCATCGGTGGCAAGAGCAACAGCCAGAAGATGGACGAGCTGCTGCTGAACTCCGATTCCGACAGCGACTTCGATCCGCGGGCTGATGAGATTCAGGACAACGGCAGCAACGGTCGGAATGCGATCAGCAACGATCTGTTTGGCTTTGAGCCGTCCAAGAGTTTCGGCCAGCAGCTGTTTGTTAACAACAACGATCACAAGCTGCAGAATAACAACAACACGAGCAACAGCAGCTTACTGATCACAAGCAATAATAGTACTATTAATAGCAGTGGTTTCTCCAGCGAGCTGAACATCACGCCGCCATTGT TGGCGCCACCGCCAAAGATTGCTGCTCCCAGGCGCCTAACCTCGGTGACAACGGGCAACGGCCTAAATGGAAATACGGATCTATTCGGTTCAGATCCCTTTGAAATGAACAATGGACCGACCATTTTCAAG CAAAATCAGCTGAACCTTGACGACTTCTCGCTGGAGAGTTTGGATCCCCTGCGCAAGTAG
- the Pdk gene encoding pyruvate dehydrogenase (acetyl-transferring) kinase, mitochondrial isoform X2: MRLFPVRFSAASSSLGSLAKMLDFYSGFNPSPLSIKQFMDFGQNACEKKSYIFLRKELPVRLANIMKEIALLPDNLLHTRSVSEVSSWYVKSFEDVLIYEKAEPTHDNLQKFVADLDLIRNRHNDVVQTMAQGVIEMKENEGGQVDAPTESSIQYFLDRLYMSRISIRMLINQHTLLFGGNPHAGGRHIGCLDPACDLSDVVRDAYENARFLCDQYYLTSPALEIQQHSSEPGDNLPIRTVYVPSHLYYMLFELFKNSMRAVVEHHGHDNNDTLPPLKVAICKGKEDICVKISDQGGGIPRSQTDQLFKYMYSTAPQPSKSDLHTVPLAGYGYGLPISRLYARYFHGDIVLLSCEGFGTDAIIYLKALSDEANELLPIFNKTSSKFYRATVPTGDWSNQNFSNRWRYLYGFLKNL, translated from the exons GTCAAAATGCCTGCGAAAAGAAATCATATATATTCCTGCGCAAGGAGCTCCCAGTTCGACTGGCGAATATCATGAAGGAGATCGCCCTTCTCCCGGATAACCTGTTGCACACAAGATCCGTAAGCGAAGTGAGCTCCTGGTACGTCAAGAGCTTCGAAGATGTGCTCATTTACGAGAAAGCCGAGCCCACCCACGACAATCTGCAAAA GTTTGTGGCCGATTTAGATCTCATTAGAAATCGACACAACGATGTAGTGCAAACGATGGCTCAGGGTGTCATCGAAATGAAGGAGAACGAGGGCGGCCAGGTGGATGCCCCCACCGAGAGCTCCATTCAGTACTTTCTCGACAGGCTCTACATGTCACGGATCAGCATTCGCATGCTGATCAACCAGCACA CCCTGCTCTTTGGAGGAAATCCGCATGCGGGTGGTCGCCACATTGGGTGTCTGGATCCCGCCTGTGATCTGTCGGATGTGGTTCGCGATGCCTACGAGAATGCCCGCTTCCTGTGTGATCAGTACTACCTGACCAGTCCGGCGCTGGAGATCCAGCAGCACAGCAGCGAGCCTGGCGACAACCTGCCCATCCGCACAGTGTACGTGCCCTCTCACCTGTACTACATGCTTTTCGAGCTCTTCAAGAACTCCATGCGTGCGGTTGTGGAGCACCATGGCCATGACAACAACGACACATTGCCGCCGCTGAAGGTGGCCATTTGCAAGGGCAAGGAGGACATCTGCGTAAAGATCTCTGACCAGGGTGGCGGTATTCCCCGCTCCCAGACCGACCAGCTCTTCAAGTACATGTACAGCACAGCGCCGCAGCCCTCGAAATCGGACCTGCACACGGTGCCTTTAGCGGGCTACGGATATGGTCTGCCGATCTCAAGGCTCTACGCCCGCTATTTCCACGGCGACATTGTGCTGCTCTCCTGCGAGGGATTTGGCACCGATGCAATCATCTATCTGAAG GCACTGTCCGACGAGGCCAACGAATTGCTGCCGATCTTCAACAAGACAAGCTCTAAGTTCTATCGCGCCACCGTGCCAACGGGTGACTGGTCCAATCAG AACTTTTCCAATCGTTGGCGTTATTTgtatggttttttaaagaatttataa